One window of Enterobacter sp. RHBSTW-00175 genomic DNA carries:
- a CDS encoding methyl-accepting chemotaxis protein, with protein MLKTLSIRTGLLSLLAVMTLLLLIVSGIGIYALTQSSTSLQRINHLQGEQMVQLNSGYTLILRARNEAGQAVRMMEIGMLDDAAKSVKTINQEVAQAQKTLKGVIDGGVADKQGQQLLDKVAASLDAYNQQGITPMLKALNEQSADSYYDLLENKLIPVAKQFDNDMQAFQVWSESRGRAEVGTVQSSKNRVLVLIIVAALLTAGIIVLAWLALRHMLLKPLSASIAQLENVASGDLTHNLNTSASQEFNRLNAAIEEMRQSLMGSVLRVRDASSQIDTGSRELTAGNMNLAQRTESTATSLEQTAASMEEITATVKQNADNAEQAHQMAKSVSDTADHGSEMVCYVIEKMRDISGSSARIADILSVIDGIAFQTNILALNASVEAARAGEQGRGFAVVAGEVRNLASRSADAAKEIRTLISDSQTHVHEGSELAQQAGETMDEIATEVLRMTKLMREIANASLEQSHGIEQVNIAVNQMDETAQQNAALVQQSSAATRSLEEQSRELMEAMSSFKLTTQPAA; from the coding sequence ATGCTTAAAACGCTATCGATTCGTACCGGCTTGCTTTCGTTACTGGCCGTTATGACCCTTCTGCTGCTGATTGTCAGCGGTATTGGCATTTATGCCCTCACACAGAGTTCGACATCTCTCCAGCGCATCAACCACCTTCAGGGTGAGCAGATGGTGCAGCTTAATTCTGGCTATACGCTGATTTTACGTGCGCGCAACGAAGCCGGTCAGGCCGTCCGCATGATGGAGATCGGGATGCTGGACGATGCGGCGAAATCGGTGAAAACCATTAACCAGGAAGTCGCCCAGGCGCAAAAAACGCTGAAAGGCGTGATTGACGGTGGCGTGGCGGATAAACAGGGGCAGCAGCTTCTGGATAAGGTCGCAGCCAGCCTTGACGCCTATAACCAGCAGGGGATCACCCCAATGCTGAAAGCCCTGAACGAACAAAGCGCCGACAGCTATTATGATTTGCTGGAGAACAAGCTCATCCCGGTGGCGAAGCAGTTTGATAACGACATGCAGGCGTTCCAGGTATGGAGCGAATCGCGCGGCAGGGCGGAAGTCGGCACTGTGCAGTCGAGCAAAAACCGGGTGCTGGTCCTGATTATCGTCGCGGCGCTGCTGACGGCGGGCATTATTGTGCTGGCGTGGCTGGCGCTGCGCCATATGTTGCTCAAGCCGCTCTCAGCCTCTATTGCCCAGCTTGAAAACGTGGCATCGGGCGATTTAACGCACAACCTGAATACATCCGCGAGCCAGGAATTTAACCGCCTTAACGCCGCCATTGAAGAGATGCGCCAGTCGCTGATGGGCTCGGTTCTGCGCGTGCGTGACGCCAGCTCGCAAATTGACACCGGCAGCCGCGAGTTAACGGCGGGGAACATGAACCTTGCCCAGCGCACCGAATCTACTGCAACGTCGCTTGAGCAGACGGCCGCCAGTATGGAAGAGATCACCGCCACGGTGAAACAAAACGCCGATAACGCCGAACAGGCGCATCAGATGGCGAAGTCGGTGTCTGATACCGCCGATCATGGCAGCGAAATGGTTTGCTATGTGATTGAGAAAATGCGCGATATCTCAGGCAGTTCAGCCCGAATTGCGGATATTCTGAGTGTGATCGATGGCATTGCGTTCCAGACCAATATCCTGGCGCTGAACGCTTCCGTTGAAGCGGCACGCGCTGGCGAACAGGGACGTGGCTTTGCGGTAGTGGCCGGTGAAGTACGCAACCTCGCCAGCCGCAGTGCCGACGCAGCGAAAGAGATCCGCACGCTTATCAGCGATTCGCAGACGCATGTGCACGAGGGAAGCGAACTGGCGCAGCAGGCAGGCGAAACCATGGATGAGATCGCAACAGAAGTGCTACGCATGACCAAACTGATGCGCGAGATTGCCAATGCCTCCCTGGAGCAGAGCCATGGCATTGAGCAGGTTAATATCGCGGTGAATCAGATGGACGAAACCGCGCAGCAAAATGCGGCGCTGGTACAGCAATCATCCGCGGCGACACGCTCGCTGGAAGAGCAGTCGCGCGAACTGATGGAAGCGATGTCATCATTCAAACTGACGACTCAGCCTGCGGCATAA
- a CDS encoding IS1-like element IS1B family transposase (programmed frameshift) — protein MASVSISCPSCSATDGVVRNGKSTAGHQRYLCSHCRKTWQLQFTYTASQPGTHQKIIDMAMNGVGCRATARIMGVGLNTIFRHFKKLRPQSVTSRIQPGSDVIVCAEMDEQWGYVGAKSRQRWLFYAYDRLRKTVVAHVFGERTMATLGRLMSLLSPFDVVIWMTDGWPLYESRLKGKLHVISKRYTQRIERHNLNLRQHLARLGRKSLSFSKSVELHDKVIGHYLNIKHYQ, from the exons GTGGCTTCTGTTTCTATCAGCTGTCCCTCCTGTTCAGCTACTGACGGGGTGGTGCGTAACGGCAAAAGCACCGCCGGACATCAGCGCTATCTCTGCTCTCACTGCCGTAAAACATGGCAACTGCAGTTCACTTACACCGCTTCTCAACCCGGTACGCACCAGAAAATCATTGATATGGCCATGAATGGCGTTGGATGCCGGGCAACCGCCCGCATTATGGGCGTTGGCCTCAACACGATTTTCCGCCATT TTAAAAAACTCAGGCCGCAGTCGGTAACCTCGCGCATACAGCCGGGCAGTGACGTCATCGTCTGCGCGGAAATGGACGAACAGTGGGGATACGTCGGGGCTAAATCGCGCCAGCGCTGGCTGTTTTACGCGTATGACAGGCTCCGGAAGACGGTTGTTGCGCACGTATTCGGTGAACGCACTATGGCGACGCTGGGGCGTCTTATGAGCCTGCTGTCACCCTTTGACGTGGTGATATGGATGACGGATGGCTGGCCGCTGTATGAATCCCGCCTGAAGGGAAAGCTGCACGTAATCAGCAAGCGATATACGCAGCGAATTGAGCGGCATAACCTGAATCTGAGGCAGCACCTGGCACGGCTGGGACGGAAGTCGCTGTCGTTCTCAAAATCGGTGGAGCTGCATGACAAAGTCATCGGGCATTATCTGAACATAAAACACTATCAATAA
- a CDS encoding LysR family transcriptional regulator, with the protein MKNFSRANTGIDLNLIPVFIEIVRCGSMAKASIRLDMSRPAVSLALKRFNQLFNEPLFFRKGLYLEPTEKALALTSSLEILMGDIHDNIAAING; encoded by the coding sequence ATGAAAAACTTTTCTCGTGCCAATACCGGCATTGATTTAAATCTTATTCCTGTTTTTATTGAAATTGTTCGTTGTGGCAGCATGGCGAAAGCATCCATACGCCTTGATATGTCTCGCCCGGCGGTGAGCCTGGCATTGAAGCGTTTTAATCAACTGTTTAATGAGCCATTATTTTTCCGTAAAGGTTTGTATCTGGAACCCACCGAAAAAGCATTAGCCTTAACCAGCTCACTGGAAATATTAATGGGTGATATTCACGATAATATTGCCGCGATAAATGGGTAA
- the fbp gene encoding class 1 fructose-bisphosphatase, which translates to MKTLGEFIVEKQHEFSHATGELTALLSAIKLGAKIIHRDINKAGLVDILGASGAENVQGEVQQKLDLFANEKLKAALRARDIVAGIASEEEDEIVVFEGCEHAKYVVLMDPLDGSSNIDVNVSVGTIFSIYRRVTPVGTPVTEEDFLQPGSNQVAAGYVVYGSSTMLVYTTGCGVHAFTYDPSLGVFCLSQERMRFPEKGNTYSINEGNYIRFPTGVKKYIKFCQEEDQNTQRPYTSRYIGSLVADFHRNLLKGGIYLYPSTASHPDGKLRLLYECNPMAFLAEQAGGKASDGKERILDIVPESLHQRRSFFVGNNHMVEDVERFIREFPDA; encoded by the coding sequence ATGAAAACGTTAGGTGAATTTATTGTCGAAAAGCAGCACGAGTTTTCTCATGCTACGGGTGAACTCACTGCTTTGCTGTCGGCGATAAAGCTTGGCGCTAAGATCATCCACCGTGATATCAACAAGGCCGGTCTGGTCGATATCCTGGGTGCCAGCGGTGCCGAAAACGTGCAGGGCGAGGTTCAGCAGAAACTCGACCTGTTCGCGAATGAAAAACTGAAAGCTGCACTGCGCGCACGCGACATCGTTGCGGGTATCGCCTCTGAAGAAGAAGATGAAATTGTCGTTTTTGAAGGGTGCGAGCACGCAAAATACGTTGTACTGATGGATCCGCTGGACGGCTCATCCAACATCGACGTTAACGTTTCTGTCGGCACTATTTTCTCCATTTATCGCCGCGTCACGCCTGTTGGCACGCCGGTGACTGAAGAAGACTTCCTGCAACCGGGCAGCAACCAGGTTGCGGCGGGGTACGTTGTCTACGGTTCATCCACCATGCTGGTGTACACCACCGGCTGCGGTGTTCACGCCTTCACCTACGATCCGTCACTGGGTGTGTTCTGCCTGAGCCAGGAGCGTATGCGCTTCCCGGAGAAAGGCAACACCTACTCCATTAACGAAGGCAACTACATCCGATTCCCGACTGGCGTGAAGAAGTACATCAAATTCTGCCAGGAAGAGGATCAGAACACCCAGCGCCCATATACCTCTCGTTATATCGGCTCACTGGTGGCGGACTTCCACCGCAACCTGCTGAAAGGCGGCATTTATCTTTACCCAAGCACCGCCAGCCACCCGGACGGGAAGCTGCGTCTGCTGTACGAATGCAACCCAATGGCGTTCCTGGCCGAACAGGCCGGCGGCAAAGCGAGCGATGGTAAAGAGCGTATTCTGGATATCGTGCCAGAAAGCCTGCACCAGCGCCGTTCGTTCTTCGTCGGCAACAACCACATGGTGGAAGACGTAGAACGCTTCATCCGCGAATTCCCGGACGCGTAA
- the mpl gene encoding UDP-N-acetylmuramate:L-alanyl-gamma-D-glutamyl-meso-diaminopimelate ligase: MRIHILGICGTFMGGLAMLARSLGHEVTGSDANVYPPMSTLLENQGIDLIQGYDASQLDPQPDLVIIGNAMTRGNPCVEAVLERNIPYMSGPQWLHDFVLRDRWVVAVAGTHGKTTTAGMATWILEACGYKPGFVIGGVPGNFDVSARLGESPFFVIEADEYDCAFFDKRSKFVHYCPRTLILNNLEFDHADIFDDLKAIQKQFHHLVRIVPGQGRIILPENDVNLKQTMAMGCWSEQELVGEQGHWQAKKLNADASEWEVLLDGEKVGEVKWGLVGEHNMHNGLMAIAAARHVGVLPVDAANALGSFVNARRRLELRGEAYGVTVYDDFAHHPTAILATLAALRGKVGGTARILAVLEPRSNTMKMGVCKDDLAPSLGRADEVFLLQPQHIPWQVAEVADACIQPAHWHADVDTLAEMVVKVAQPGDHILVMSNGGFGGIHQKLLDRLASKTFA, translated from the coding sequence ATGCGCATTCATATATTGGGGATTTGTGGCACTTTCATGGGCGGGCTGGCAATGCTGGCGCGCTCGCTGGGCCATGAAGTAACAGGTTCGGACGCCAATGTGTATCCGCCGATGAGCACGCTTCTGGAGAATCAGGGCATCGACCTCATTCAGGGTTACGATGCCAGCCAGCTAGACCCGCAGCCGGATCTGGTCATCATTGGCAATGCCATGACTCGTGGCAATCCGTGTGTTGAAGCGGTGCTGGAACGCAATATTCCATACATGTCTGGCCCGCAGTGGCTGCACGATTTCGTTCTGCGCGATCGCTGGGTTGTGGCCGTTGCCGGTACGCACGGCAAAACCACGACTGCCGGGATGGCGACCTGGATCCTCGAAGCCTGTGGTTACAAGCCAGGTTTTGTGATCGGCGGCGTGCCGGGCAACTTCGACGTCTCTGCGCGTCTGGGTGAAAGCCCGTTCTTTGTGATTGAGGCCGATGAGTACGACTGTGCGTTCTTCGATAAACGTTCCAAGTTCGTACACTACTGCCCGCGCACGCTGATCCTCAATAACCTTGAGTTCGATCACGCGGACATCTTTGACGATCTGAAAGCTATCCAGAAACAGTTCCACCATCTGGTGCGTATCGTCCCGGGCCAGGGTCGTATCATCCTGCCGGAAAACGACGTCAACCTGAAACAGACGATGGCAATGGGCTGCTGGAGCGAGCAAGAGCTGGTGGGCGAGCAAGGCCACTGGCAGGCGAAAAAACTCAATGCCGATGCCTCTGAGTGGGAAGTGTTGCTCGATGGCGAAAAAGTGGGTGAGGTGAAGTGGGGCCTGGTGGGCGAGCACAACATGCACAACGGTCTGATGGCGATTGCTGCGGCACGTCATGTGGGCGTTCTGCCTGTGGACGCGGCCAATGCGCTGGGTTCATTCGTGAATGCCCGTCGTCGCCTGGAGCTGCGCGGTGAAGCCTACGGCGTCACGGTATATGACGACTTCGCACACCACCCAACCGCCATTCTGGCGACGCTTGCTGCCCTGCGCGGTAAAGTCGGCGGAACGGCACGTATCCTGGCTGTGCTGGAACCCCGTTCAAACACCATGAAGATGGGCGTCTGTAAAGACGATCTGGCGCCGTCTTTAGGACGTGCGGATGAAGTGTTCCTGCTGCAACCTCAGCATATTCCATGGCAGGTGGCGGAAGTTGCGGATGCCTGCATTCAGCCAGCCCACTGGCATGCCGATGTGGATACTCTGGCAGAGATGGTAGTGAAAGTGGCCCAGCCCGGTGACCATATCCTGGTGATGAGTAACGGCGGTTTTGGTGGGATCCATCAGAAGTTACTGGATCGCCTGGCAAGTAAAACGTTCGCGTAA
- a CDS encoding MotA/TolQ/ExbB proton channel family protein yields MFLPAAILCIPAIYDYVIDTWHVAAFYSSIIIVLYLTGCGTVIFSFIEIAKCVSVLRKKNAEKHSYLLGDANKIVFSPAHGLDDDTIASLYESMDNSVNRKQNQSLAGVMTCANLSTMIGLLGTFAGLSMTIASVITLLEKSQITGGNEADMLSIIVNVVSSLSEPLKGMNTAFVSSIYGVVSAILLNVVCSFLRGEFVRLSIDLRNARLDFVRECRGRKKPVVEKTKTLRIITDLDDVIKEFKEGMFAWQERLSGAFSESNRSLKSLLDTSTEASRNNGMFYERIVNAVQEQTESMEKIDRGISLSYATLGSIEQGIQESTQFLKGQHEQLEAIGLNQNAIYSGQQQLQSQLAEQTEAVSTVISQQETLQEAVHSASESISHVEATVGEMSAVADRHFTAQSVQMQDMSDTVKGMEQANAHRHVETLATLESQSQTFEPLLGQIAGMHRSLQKEINVIKGQENK; encoded by the coding sequence ATGTTTTTACCTGCCGCAATATTATGCATACCTGCAATTTACGACTATGTGATTGATACATGGCACGTTGCTGCCTTTTACAGCTCAATTATTATAGTGCTCTATTTAACAGGTTGCGGAACTGTTATTTTCTCGTTCATTGAAATTGCGAAATGTGTCAGCGTCCTGCGAAAGAAAAATGCCGAAAAGCACTCTTATCTGCTTGGCGACGCGAATAAGATCGTTTTCTCTCCTGCCCATGGTCTGGATGACGACACCATTGCCTCGCTTTACGAGAGCATGGATAACAGCGTTAACCGCAAGCAGAACCAAAGCCTGGCGGGGGTGATGACCTGTGCAAACCTGTCAACCATGATTGGCCTGCTGGGAACGTTTGCTGGACTGTCGATGACAATCGCTTCGGTTATCACGCTGCTTGAGAAATCTCAAATAACCGGCGGTAACGAGGCGGATATGCTGAGCATTATCGTCAACGTGGTTTCCTCGCTTTCTGAACCGCTGAAAGGGATGAACACCGCGTTTGTCTCCTCTATTTACGGGGTGGTTAGCGCCATTCTGCTTAACGTTGTGTGTTCATTCTTGCGCGGTGAATTCGTCCGTTTATCGATCGATCTCCGTAATGCTCGCCTGGACTTTGTGCGTGAGTGCCGCGGGCGTAAAAAGCCTGTGGTTGAAAAGACAAAAACGCTGCGGATCATCACCGATCTTGATGATGTCATTAAGGAATTCAAAGAGGGCATGTTTGCGTGGCAGGAACGTTTGTCTGGTGCCTTTAGCGAAAGTAATCGCAGTCTGAAGTCGCTGCTCGATACCAGTACTGAAGCGTCACGTAACAACGGGATGTTTTATGAACGTATTGTGAATGCCGTTCAGGAACAGACTGAGAGCATGGAAAAAATTGATCGTGGTATTTCGCTTAGTTATGCCACGCTGGGCTCTATTGAGCAGGGTATTCAGGAGAGTACTCAGTTCCTCAAAGGTCAGCATGAACAACTGGAAGCGATTGGCCTGAATCAAAATGCGATTTATTCAGGTCAGCAACAGCTTCAGAGTCAACTGGCGGAACAGACAGAAGCCGTTAGTACGGTGATTAGCCAGCAGGAAACGTTGCAGGAAGCCGTACACAGCGCCAGTGAAAGCATCAGCCATGTTGAGGCGACAGTCGGAGAGATGTCTGCCGTGGCCGATCGCCATTTTACCGCTCAGTCAGTGCAGATGCAGGATATGAGTGACACCGTTAAGGGGATGGAACAGGCCAACGCGCATCGTCATGTTGAAACGCTGGCCACGCTTGAAAGCCAATCTCAGACATTTGAACCACTGCTTGGGCAAATTGCAGGGATGCACAGAAGTTTGCAAAAGGAAATCAATGTCATTAAAGGGCAGGAAAATAAATGA